In Phosphitispora fastidiosa, the following proteins share a genomic window:
- a CDS encoding ABC transporter permease: MNNGIIPISDVQLALSVILVLVAGGISALLRLGLLKALLWGTVRTFVQLTFVGYMLKYVFSANNLWIIAGLIVVMCFIAARASVKRTPNVPNYPVALAFWSILASTVLVGFVVVRIIIDPEPWYSARIVIPVFGMILGNSMNGIALSIDRLYGEVKSRADEIETLLAFGAAPWEAVRDCVREALRSGMTPTINSLMVVGLVSLPGMMTGQILSGADPHEAVRYQIVVMLMIAAAVAIGCLLLVGLSYKKLFTPEGALKAELSKSKK, from the coding sequence ATGAACAATGGTATAATCCCCATTTCAGATGTCCAGCTTGCCCTTAGTGTCATCCTGGTTCTGGTTGCCGGGGGTATTTCGGCCCTGCTGAGGCTGGGGCTGCTTAAAGCACTGCTATGGGGGACCGTAAGGACATTTGTCCAGCTGACATTTGTCGGATATATGCTGAAATACGTGTTTTCCGCAAACAACCTTTGGATTATAGCAGGGCTTATTGTGGTAATGTGTTTTATTGCCGCCAGGGCTTCTGTAAAAAGGACCCCCAATGTGCCCAATTATCCTGTGGCCCTTGCATTCTGGTCCATTTTAGCCAGCACGGTTTTGGTGGGGTTTGTGGTAGTGCGGATAATTATCGACCCTGAGCCGTGGTATTCCGCCAGGATAGTGATACCTGTGTTTGGCATGATTCTGGGGAATTCCATGAACGGGATAGCCCTTTCCATTGACCGGCTTTATGGAGAGGTGAAATCAAGGGCGGATGAAATTGAGACTCTCCTGGCATTCGGGGCTGCGCCATGGGAAGCAGTCAGAGACTGTGTCCGGGAAGCGCTCAGGTCAGGAATGACACCTACGATTAATTCCCTTATGGTTGTTGGACTGGTAAGCCTGCCCGGGATGATGACAGGCCAGATTCTCAGCGGCGCGGACCCTCATGAAGCGGTACGATACCAGATTGTTGTTATGCTGATGATTGCCGCCGCTGTAGCCATAGGCTGTCTCCTGCTGGTGGGATTGTCCTACAAGAAATTGTTTACCCCTGAGGGGGCTTTAAAAGCAGAGCTATCCAAAAGCAAAAAATGA
- a CDS encoding aldehyde ferredoxin oxidoreductase family protein, whose translation MKIFRVNMTNQTVTAEDVPQELQGFGGRALTSAIVAKEVEPTCHALGPNNKLVFAPGLLSGTTAPSSGRMSVGGKSPLTGTIKESNVGGTASQKLARLGVKAIIIEGQPQGDSFYCLHVDKTGVKIEEDRVLVGKGNYEVVKKLTERFSEKIGVMTIGQAGERKMLSANISVKDPDGGLRSAGRGGLGAVMGSKKIKYITIDDTDAPGVAVADPEKFKEAARVFAKGLTEHPVTGQGLPTYGTDVLVNIVNEAGGLPTMNFSAGRFKGANKIGGETMHDIIVSRNGKPTHACHPGCVIRCSQVYNDKDGNYLTSGFEYETIWAFGADCCIDDLDVIANADRICDDIGIDTIETAVAIGVAMEGGVVSFGDGQGMLNLMGEIEKGSYLGRILGNGAEFAGKAFGVTRVPTVKGQAIPAYDPRAVKGIGITYATTTMGADHTAGYSVATNILKVGGDINPLVKEGNMDLSRNLQIATAAVDSTGLCLFVAFCILDNAEAFQAIIDMLNAQYGLSMTADDVTELGKTVLKTERAFNQGAGFTAKHDRLPEFFKRETCPPHDAIWDFTDEEIDSFWNF comes from the coding sequence TTGAAAATTTTCCGTGTCAACATGACAAACCAGACGGTTACTGCGGAGGATGTTCCGCAGGAGCTGCAGGGCTTTGGGGGAAGAGCTCTGACTTCGGCCATAGTTGCCAAAGAGGTTGAGCCTACCTGCCATGCGCTGGGGCCCAATAACAAACTGGTATTTGCCCCTGGGCTCTTGTCAGGGACTACGGCTCCAAGCTCCGGAAGAATGTCGGTAGGAGGGAAAAGCCCCCTTACCGGTACTATTAAGGAGAGTAACGTTGGTGGCACGGCATCCCAGAAGCTTGCCAGGCTGGGAGTAAAGGCGATAATTATTGAAGGACAGCCCCAAGGCGATAGTTTTTACTGCCTTCATGTGGATAAAACCGGGGTTAAGATCGAGGAGGACCGGGTTCTGGTCGGAAAGGGCAATTATGAAGTTGTCAAGAAACTGACCGAAAGATTCAGCGAAAAAATTGGTGTAATGACAATAGGTCAGGCCGGGGAACGCAAGATGCTGTCAGCAAATATTTCAGTCAAGGACCCTGACGGCGGTCTGCGCAGTGCGGGACGAGGCGGTCTGGGAGCGGTTATGGGCTCCAAGAAAATAAAATATATCACTATTGATGATACAGATGCTCCCGGAGTAGCTGTGGCTGACCCGGAAAAATTCAAAGAAGCCGCCAGGGTTTTTGCCAAGGGACTGACTGAACATCCGGTTACCGGACAGGGGCTGCCGACATATGGTACCGATGTTTTGGTTAATATAGTCAACGAGGCCGGCGGCCTTCCGACAATGAACTTCAGTGCAGGGCGCTTTAAAGGGGCAAACAAGATAGGTGGAGAAACAATGCATGACATAATTGTCAGCAGAAACGGAAAACCTACTCATGCATGCCATCCCGGTTGTGTTATCAGGTGCTCCCAGGTCTATAATGACAAGGACGGTAATTACCTGACCTCAGGCTTTGAATATGAAACGATCTGGGCCTTTGGCGCAGACTGCTGCATTGACGACCTTGATGTTATCGCCAATGCTGACCGCATTTGTGACGATATTGGTATTGATACTATAGAGACTGCAGTCGCGATAGGTGTAGCCATGGAAGGCGGGGTTGTTTCCTTTGGAGACGGCCAGGGGATGCTGAACCTGATGGGTGAAATTGAAAAGGGCAGTTATCTCGGGAGGATATTGGGTAATGGCGCGGAATTTGCCGGCAAGGCCTTTGGGGTAACCAGAGTGCCGACTGTTAAAGGACAGGCGATTCCTGCTTATGATCCCAGGGCAGTTAAGGGAATTGGGATTACCTATGCAACAACTACTATGGGCGCCGACCATACCGCGGGTTATTCGGTGGCAACCAATATTCTGAAGGTTGGCGGGGACATTAACCCCCTGGTCAAGGAAGGTAATATGGATCTGTCGCGGAACCTGCAGATCGCTACAGCGGCTGTTGACAGTACCGGCCTCTGCCTGTTTGTGGCCTTCTGTATCCTGGATAATGCCGAGGCCTTCCAGGCAATTATCGATATGCTTAATGCCCAGTACGGTCTGAGCATGACTGCTGATGACGTAACAGAACTGGGTAAAACCGTACTTAAGACCGAACGTGCGTTTAACCAGGGCGCCGGGTTTACAGCCAAACATGACCGCCTGCCTGAATTCTTCAAGAGGGAAACCTGTCCGCCCCATGATGCTATTTGGGACTTTACGGATGAAGAAATTGACTCATTCTGGAACTTCTAA
- a CDS encoding MoaD/ThiS family protein, whose protein sequence is MELEIRLFTGLKCNNQELPCFGKQEFYLDAPDEITVRELHGILGLDRKTSLISLINGLSRPDEWVLKNKDRVGIFPPVGGG, encoded by the coding sequence GTGGAACTGGAAATCAGGCTGTTCACCGGACTAAAATGCAATAATCAGGAACTCCCCTGTTTCGGGAAACAGGAATTTTACCTGGATGCACCGGATGAAATTACAGTCAGGGAGCTTCACGGAATACTCGGCCTTGATCGGAAAACTTCCCTAATCAGCCTGATAAATGGGTTGTCCAGGCCGGACGAGTGGGTACTGAAAAACAAAGACAGGGTAGGAATCTTCCCACCTGTTGGCGGAGGTTAA
- the queD gene encoding 6-carboxytetrahydropterin synthase QueD, with the protein MYEISAVSHFDAAHFLRGYPGKCANIHGHRWKVAIMLTGSELNDLGILVDFMDVKQLLKEVTEMFDHKLINDVPPFDRLNPTAENIAKMIFDEMKARLQDGTQGQVNIARVTVWESENASAAYYDI; encoded by the coding sequence TTGTATGAAATATCTGCAGTAAGCCATTTTGATGCAGCCCATTTTTTGCGCGGTTACCCCGGTAAGTGTGCCAACATTCACGGACACCGTTGGAAGGTAGCCATAATGTTAACAGGCTCCGAGCTGAATGACCTGGGCATCCTGGTGGATTTTATGGATGTCAAGCAGCTCCTTAAAGAGGTTACGGAAATGTTTGATCATAAGCTGATAAATGACGTGCCCCCTTTTGACCGGCTTAACCCTACAGCTGAAAATATTGCCAAAATGATTTTTGATGAAATGAAAGCCAGGCTGCAGGACGGGACCCAGGGTCAGGTAAATATCGCCAGGGTTACTGTCTGGGAATCGGAAAACGCTTCCGCAGCATATTACGACATTTAG
- the queC gene encoding 7-cyano-7-deazaguanine synthase QueC has protein sequence MKAVVLLSGGLDSTVCMSVAAKEGYEIYPISFAYGQRHDRETECAKRVAEYYGVARHLIISTNMGAIGGSALTADIDVPDGDDNRKDIPVTYVPARNLIFLSYALGYAEVLGAGKIYIGVNAVDYSGYPDCRPEFIDRFQQLADYSTRAAAQDNKLIRVETPLINLSKGDIIKLGRANGAPLDLTTSCYRGGERACGSCDSCLLRLRGFREAGYRDPIPYIEEILRENGVI, from the coding sequence ATGAAAGCTGTTGTCCTGCTTTCAGGGGGACTGGACTCAACTGTTTGTATGAGTGTGGCCGCAAAAGAGGGATACGAAATTTATCCAATCAGTTTTGCGTATGGTCAGAGGCATGACCGGGAAACGGAATGTGCCAAGAGGGTAGCTGAATATTACGGTGTCGCCAGGCACCTGATTATTTCGACAAATATGGGCGCTATCGGGGGCAGCGCCTTAACGGCTGATATCGATGTCCCAGACGGTGATGATAACAGGAAAGATATTCCGGTTACTTATGTTCCGGCGCGGAATCTGATATTTTTGAGTTATGCTCTGGGGTATGCGGAGGTCCTCGGTGCGGGCAAGATATATATAGGAGTTAATGCGGTGGATTATTCGGGTTATCCTGACTGCCGCCCGGAGTTTATTGATAGGTTCCAGCAGTTGGCTGATTACTCTACCAGGGCCGCAGCACAGGATAACAAGCTGATCAGGGTGGAGACCCCCTTAATCAACTTGTCTAAAGGAGATATTATCAAACTGGGGAGGGCCAACGGAGCCCCGCTGGACCTGACCACAAGCTGCTACCGGGGCGGAGAAAGGGCATGTGGTTCCTGTGACAGCTGTCTGTTAAGACTTCGGGGGTTCAGGGAAGCGGGGTATAGAGATCCGATTCCCTATATCGAAGAAATACTCAGGGAAAATGGAGTGATATGA
- a CDS encoding lysophospholipid acyltransferase family protein, which produces MLRTVWFYMILVLSVLATTIALPVWHVFGLLGMKDAQHKCGHYVAYYWGRILLSAAAVKVEIQGLENVPAEGSVVFVGNHQSNFDIFVLLGCINKSKSFLAKVELAKIPIVHSWMQKMKCVFIDRGNMRQSIKAIQRCIEVIKEGQSMVIFPEGTRSKGPDMGEFKKGSLRVAEKSGAPVVPVAISGTYRIMEANNGRISPVAVTVKIAPPIIYDSLSKEEQGNIHTILRDTIAENVSDK; this is translated from the coding sequence ATGCTAAGAACAGTCTGGTTCTATATGATACTTGTGCTATCTGTACTGGCGACAACAATAGCTCTGCCGGTCTGGCATGTTTTTGGATTGCTGGGCATGAAAGATGCCCAGCATAAATGCGGGCATTATGTCGCTTATTACTGGGGCAGAATTCTCTTGTCTGCTGCTGCGGTGAAGGTTGAAATACAGGGACTTGAAAATGTTCCGGCTGAGGGGTCGGTGGTTTTTGTGGGTAACCACCAAAGTAATTTTGATATTTTTGTTCTCCTGGGCTGTATCAACAAGTCCAAGAGCTTTCTTGCCAAGGTAGAACTTGCTAAGATACCGATTGTTCATTCATGGATGCAAAAAATGAAATGTGTGTTCATTGACAGGGGCAACATGAGGCAGTCCATTAAAGCCATTCAACGATGTATTGAGGTAATAAAAGAAGGGCAGTCCATGGTTATTTTCCCTGAAGGCACCCGCAGCAAGGGACCGGATATGGGAGAGTTCAAAAAGGGCAGCCTGCGTGTGGCCGAAAAGTCGGGGGCTCCTGTTGTACCTGTTGCCATAAGCGGCACATACCGCATCATGGAAGCAAATAACGGCAGAATAAGTCCTGTTGCAGTTACGGTTAAAATTGCCCCGCCAATTATTTATGACAGTCTCTCCAAAGAGGAACAGGGAAATATTCACACAATCCTTCGGGACACAATTGCCGAAAACGTTTCGGATAAATAA
- a CDS encoding FmdE family protein: protein MEKTPWEQAVEFHGHACPGLALGFKAAEAAIRELGYARDVDEEMVAIVENDSCSIDAIQLILGCTAGKGNLIFRNNGKQVFTIGRRNEGKAVRIALKYEIMSGAGKDESREDKMKRILESDPGDLFEIREAELDLPEKAVIFKSVKCSRCGEGVMESKARLSDGKPVCSDCFADYTRGW from the coding sequence ATGGAAAAAACCCCATGGGAGCAGGCAGTGGAATTTCATGGTCATGCCTGTCCCGGACTGGCACTAGGGTTCAAGGCAGCAGAAGCTGCAATCAGGGAACTCGGGTATGCCAGGGATGTTGATGAAGAAATGGTGGCTATTGTGGAGAATGATAGCTGCTCCATTGATGCCATCCAGTTGATTCTTGGCTGTACGGCAGGGAAGGGAAACCTGATTTTTCGCAACAACGGGAAACAGGTATTCACTATTGGGCGCAGGAATGAGGGCAAAGCTGTCAGGATTGCCCTTAAGTATGAAATTATGTCAGGGGCTGGGAAAGATGAATCCCGGGAAGATAAAATGAAGCGCATTTTGGAAAGTGACCCCGGAGACCTGTTTGAGATCAGGGAAGCAGAGCTGGACCTGCCGGAAAAAGCAGTGATTTTTAAGAGCGTAAAATGTTCCCGCTGCGGGGAAGGGGTCATGGAGTCCAAGGCCCGCCTCAGTGACGGCAAACCTGTATGCTCCGACTGCTTTGCGGACTATACCAGGGGATGGTAA
- a CDS encoding toll/interleukin-1 receptor domain-containing protein has protein sequence MAHDVFISYSSKDKNIANAVCNFLESKRVRCWIAPRDIPPGVEYAEALVDAIDNCRIFLLIVTSNSIESLHVRREVDRAINKVSHILPFRVQDVPLSKTLQYYIGNYHWLDALTPPLEIHLEKLASFLENIVSGTISDYLKPQRETATHTIIDDDSLFEKNKLEIEKQTKLDRLAFGLSLDDQGEDTVDWIHHYEYIKRLDILDIENSLMNSYRWLVIRNMSDTPSNFIVHKECGENKIHFRDMHVRAHENTHTGSKLQVNSIIERQPSFVQNLKINFLKPLSPSESMKIFYRLSWPDEPKSYSGSEHSQSISLTRYKKGVSYLQFGVLERRPMIGIYGEELSKTYELTKVPQVPTYFSADDDEDLVPLHGKSLQGFYYCFENPKSLAYRAHYQLLYDNEKEDNEEF, from the coding sequence TTGGCTCATGATGTGTTTATCAGCTACTCATCAAAAGATAAAAACATTGCAAATGCGGTATGTAATTTTCTGGAATCCAAACGGGTTAGATGCTGGATTGCTCCGAGGGATATTCCTCCGGGGGTTGAATATGCAGAAGCCCTGGTCGACGCGATTGATAACTGCCGTATATTTCTCCTGATTGTAACCTCTAATTCTATTGAATCTTTACACGTCAGGAGAGAGGTTGACAGGGCCATAAACAAGGTCAGTCATATTCTTCCGTTCAGGGTCCAGGATGTTCCTTTATCCAAAACCCTGCAATATTACATAGGAAATTATCATTGGCTTGATGCCTTAACTCCTCCACTCGAGATACACTTGGAGAAACTGGCATCATTTCTTGAGAACATTGTTTCAGGCACTATTTCTGATTATTTGAAACCCCAAAGGGAAACTGCCACACATACCATAATAGACGATGACTCTTTATTCGAGAAAAACAAATTGGAAATAGAGAAACAGACTAAACTTGATAGATTGGCTTTTGGCCTGAGCCTGGATGACCAGGGCGAAGATACAGTTGATTGGATACATCATTATGAATATATTAAGAGACTGGATATACTTGATATTGAAAATTCGCTCATGAATAGTTACAGGTGGTTAGTGATTCGTAATATGAGTGATACCCCTTCAAATTTTATAGTGCATAAAGAGTGCGGGGAAAATAAGATTCATTTTAGGGACATGCATGTTCGAGCCCATGAAAACACACATACCGGATCTAAGCTACAGGTCAACAGTATAATAGAAAGGCAGCCTTCTTTTGTCCAGAACTTAAAAATAAACTTCTTAAAGCCTCTTTCTCCCAGTGAATCCATGAAGATATTTTATCGCTTGAGTTGGCCTGATGAGCCTAAGTCGTACAGTGGCAGCGAACATAGTCAAAGCATTTCGCTAACTCGTTATAAAAAGGGGGTTTCATACCTGCAATTCGGGGTTCTGGAACGAAGGCCCATGATTGGCATTTATGGAGAGGAACTATCAAAAACGTATGAATTAACCAAGGTGCCTCAGGTACCGACCTATTTTTCAGCAGATGACGATGAAGATTTGGTACCTTTGCATGGGAAAAGTCTGCAGGGGTTTTACTATTGTTTTGAAAATCCTAAATCCCTGGCATACCGGGCACATTATCAGCTTTTATACGATAATGAAAAAGAAGACAATGAAGAATTTTAG
- a CDS encoding class I SAM-dependent methyltransferase: MKDYDKTPSFYKTDEVFQKYLGRTSYYVALQSAVSKIVSLSKPKEILELGTGTGATAHRLAEENPECIIVSIDVREEMVQTAISIASDKGINNVKFLKADMVEYVRNIQVLPELLILLYSFHHIMDPIEEKVGFLKTCLEKLPVGGRICIAETFLPGAKSEIMIEAETRRLWSSRIIEGYASTFWAALDGLSQDNISYAREIAVFSKNNELKAGELVVKRDDEFLVSMDWLCRTAIKTGFVVEIAEPCNSVGDGIVLILKK, from the coding sequence ATGAAGGACTACGATAAAACCCCCAGTTTTTATAAAACTGACGAAGTTTTTCAGAAGTACCTGGGAAGGACTTCTTATTATGTTGCCCTTCAGTCCGCTGTAAGCAAAATAGTATCCCTATCCAAACCAAAAGAAATCCTTGAGCTGGGTACGGGAACTGGGGCTACGGCCCACCGATTAGCCGAAGAAAATCCCGAGTGCATCATTGTAAGCATAGATGTGAGGGAAGAAATGGTCCAAACCGCAATATCAATTGCTTCCGATAAAGGTATAAATAATGTTAAATTTCTGAAAGCGGATATGGTGGAGTATGTTAGAAACATACAGGTATTGCCGGAACTCTTAATACTCTTATATTCGTTTCACCACATAATGGATCCTATTGAAGAAAAGGTAGGCTTTTTAAAAACATGTTTGGAAAAGTTGCCGGTGGGTGGAAGAATCTGTATAGCTGAGACTTTTTTGCCTGGAGCGAAATCAGAAATTATGATCGAGGCGGAAACCAGAAGGCTGTGGTCGTCACGTATAATTGAAGGTTATGCCAGTACCTTCTGGGCAGCTCTTGATGGTTTGTCACAAGACAATATTTCTTATGCCAGGGAAATTGCGGTTTTCTCCAAAAACAACGAATTAAAGGCAGGGGAACTGGTAGTAAAAAGGGATGATGAATTCTTGGTATCCATGGATTGGCTTTGCAGGACCGCCATAAAAACGGGATTTGTGGTAGAAATTGCAGAGCCTTGTAATAGTGTCGGTGATGGGATAGTGCTGATATTAAAAAAGTAA
- a CDS encoding NAD-binding protein — MKFTAPVRARKRSPAVQLFRDYEWLIIVLLFFFFLALGCIGYAKNYAAQGKPLYAPSILYQSLQLFFSNFNAGNGPIPIELELGRFLAPLLFLYTAGKALAVILHKQFSLIFLRLFYKEHVIICGLGTKGLYLTADFCRNGYRVVVIELDKENDMIDQCREHGAIVLTGNAADSEMLYKAKATKARYVVATCGHDGVNAEIAVNIRQMIQKRRGKTLTCYVHISDVQLCNILKERELMGGKDDSFLLEFFNIYNSGARILANTFFNFNQGCLDIRSNNAGKSSPSGIAIAGFDSLGECLILYAVKSWRKVFNLYGEKLRFTVVDENAQAKINDFILRYPLTEEYCEIQSCEADCEQGDFNIIFIQKSDESAGLKTALSLLNKNRKTQVALCTMNTGGVPELLRGEHSSDSLLSDNDKYQRLHAFGLLDMTCRVEALLSGTHETLAIAMHNLYVEQNKNDAKKKGTLVHWVQLDESHKEQSRREAGFIGELLKEVSCELILLAELKEEQFQFTPEEAEKMAELEHDRWYKHRVNEGWKYGEVRDDARKINNMLLPWADLPYEGKKYNIDMVNKLPELIEEVGFRIYRVKGGSQAQADY, encoded by the coding sequence ATGAAGTTTACTGCTCCAGTCAGGGCTAGAAAACGAAGTCCTGCTGTTCAATTGTTCAGGGATTATGAATGGCTTATAATAGTCCTGCTCTTTTTCTTCTTTTTAGCCCTGGGGTGTATCGGTTATGCGAAAAATTACGCTGCCCAGGGAAAACCTCTATATGCTCCCTCCATCCTCTATCAATCATTACAGTTGTTTTTCTCAAACTTTAATGCCGGAAACGGACCAATACCCATTGAATTGGAACTGGGCAGGTTTTTAGCGCCCCTGCTGTTCTTATATACTGCCGGCAAAGCCTTGGCGGTGATTCTACATAAACAGTTTTCTCTGATCTTTTTGAGACTGTTCTACAAAGAACATGTTATTATTTGCGGTTTAGGAACAAAAGGATTGTATCTGACGGCTGATTTTTGCCGGAATGGTTACCGGGTTGTTGTTATTGAGCTTGACAAGGAAAATGACATGATAGACCAGTGCAGGGAGCATGGGGCAATAGTCTTGACGGGGAATGCCGCGGATTCAGAGATGCTGTACAAAGCCAAGGCGACAAAGGCCCGCTATGTTGTTGCAACCTGCGGGCATGATGGGGTTAATGCTGAAATAGCGGTAAACATCCGGCAAATGATTCAAAAACGCAGAGGGAAAACCCTGACATGTTATGTACATATCAGTGATGTGCAATTATGTAATATACTAAAAGAACGTGAATTAATGGGAGGAAAAGACGACTCTTTTTTACTGGAGTTCTTTAATATTTATAACAGTGGAGCCCGTATCCTGGCAAACACCTTTTTTAATTTTAATCAGGGTTGTTTGGACATTCGCAGCAATAACGCCGGTAAGAGTTCCCCATCCGGTATTGCAATAGCAGGGTTTGACAGTCTGGGTGAATGCCTCATATTATATGCGGTCAAAAGCTGGAGAAAAGTCTTTAATTTATATGGGGAAAAACTCAGGTTTACAGTGGTTGATGAAAATGCTCAAGCCAAAATCAATGATTTCATTTTGAGATATCCCCTGACAGAAGAGTACTGTGAAATTCAGTCCTGCGAAGCCGATTGCGAACAGGGTGATTTTAACATTATCTTTATTCAAAAGAGCGATGAATCGGCGGGTTTAAAGACAGCTTTATCCCTGCTCAATAAAAACCGGAAAACCCAGGTCGCATTGTGCACGATGAATACGGGAGGAGTTCCGGAGCTTCTTCGGGGAGAACACTCAAGTGACAGTTTACTGAGTGATAATGACAAATATCAAAGACTGCATGCCTTTGGGTTGTTGGATATGACGTGCCGGGTTGAGGCACTGCTTAGCGGTACTCATGAAACCCTTGCTATAGCAATGCACAATTTGTATGTAGAACAAAATAAAAATGATGCAAAGAAAAAGGGTACCCTGGTCCATTGGGTTCAACTGGATGAAAGTCACAAGGAACAAAGCAGGCGTGAAGCTGGTTTTATTGGGGAGTTGCTGAAGGAGGTTTCATGTGAACTTATACTCCTGGCGGAGCTGAAAGAAGAACAGTTTCAGTTTACTCCGGAAGAAGCGGAAAAAATGGCTGAACTTGAACATGACCGGTGGTACAAGCACCGTGTAAATGAAGGATGGAAGTATGGCGAGGTGCGAGATGATGCACGTAAGATAAACAATATGCTTTTGCCTTGGGCAGACCTGCCATATGAGGGCAAAAAATATAACATTGATATGGTGAATAAATTGCCTGAACTGATTGAAGAAGTTGGTTTCCGCATTTATCGAGTCAAGGGCGGAAGCCAAGCCCAAGCTGATTATTGA